Proteins encoded by one window of Acinonyx jubatus isolate Ajub_Pintada_27869175 chromosome X, VMU_Ajub_asm_v1.0, whole genome shotgun sequence:
- the SSR4 gene encoding translocon-associated protein subunit delta isoform X2, with translation MAALASLGALALLLLSSLSCCSEACVEPQITPSYYTTSDAVISTETVFIVEISLTCKNRVQNMALYADVSGKQFPVTRGQDVGRYQVSWSLDHKSAHAGTYEVRFFDEESYSLLRKAQRNNEDISIIPPLFTVSVDHRGTWNGPWVSTEVLAAAIGLVIYYLAFSAKSHIQA, from the exons ATGGCGGCGCTGGCATCTCTCGGCGCCCTGGCGCTACTCCTGCTGTCCAGCCTCTCCTGCTGCTCAG AGGCCTGCGTGGAGCCCCAGATCACCCCTTCCTACTACACCACCTCAGATGCCGTCATTTCCACTGAGACCGTTTTCATCGTGGAGATCTCCCTGACGTGCAAGAACAGGGTCCAG AATATGGCTCTTTATGCTGATGTCAGTGGAAAACAATTTCCCGTGACCCGGGGCCAGGACGTGGGACGTTATCAG GTGTCCTGGAGCCTAGACCACAAGAGTGCCCATGCAGGCACCTATGAGGTCAGATTCTTTGACGAGGAGTCCTACAGTCTGCTGAGGAAG GCTCAGAGAAATAACGAGGACATTTCTATCATCCCACCCCTGTTCACAGTCAGTGTGGACCATCGG GGCACCTGGAATGGACCCTGGGTCTCTACCGAGGTACTGGCTGCAGCCATCGGCCTGGTGATCTACTACCTGGCCTTCAGTGCCAAGAGTCACATCCAGGCTTGA
- the SSR4 gene encoding translocon-associated protein subunit delta isoform X1, which produces MAALASLGALALLLLSSLSCCSAEACVEPQITPSYYTTSDAVISTETVFIVEISLTCKNRVQNMALYADVSGKQFPVTRGQDVGRYQVSWSLDHKSAHAGTYEVRFFDEESYSLLRKAQRNNEDISIIPPLFTVSVDHRGTWNGPWVSTEVLAAAIGLVIYYLAFSAKSHIQA; this is translated from the exons ATGGCGGCGCTGGCATCTCTCGGCGCCCTGGCGCTACTCCTGCTGTCCAGCCTCTCCTGCTGCTCAG CAGAGGCCTGCGTGGAGCCCCAGATCACCCCTTCCTACTACACCACCTCAGATGCCGTCATTTCCACTGAGACCGTTTTCATCGTGGAGATCTCCCTGACGTGCAAGAACAGGGTCCAG AATATGGCTCTTTATGCTGATGTCAGTGGAAAACAATTTCCCGTGACCCGGGGCCAGGACGTGGGACGTTATCAG GTGTCCTGGAGCCTAGACCACAAGAGTGCCCATGCAGGCACCTATGAGGTCAGATTCTTTGACGAGGAGTCCTACAGTCTGCTGAGGAAG GCTCAGAGAAATAACGAGGACATTTCTATCATCCCACCCCTGTTCACAGTCAGTGTGGACCATCGG GGCACCTGGAATGGACCCTGGGTCTCTACCGAGGTACTGGCTGCAGCCATCGGCCTGGTGATCTACTACCTGGCCTTCAGTGCCAAGAGTCACATCCAGGCTTGA
- the PDZD4 gene encoding PDZ domain-containing protein 4 isoform X3 has product MGCNMCVVQKPEEQYKVMLQEVELYKTSHRDKLGLMVCYRTDDEEDLGIYVGEVNPNSIAAKDGRIREGDRIIQINGMDVQNREEAVAILSQEENTNISLLVARPESQLAKRWKDSDRDDFLDDFGSEHEGELRARKLKPPAAQQLGNEEEKGVPDVGTGLSNSQELDSGVGRTDESTRTEESSEHDLLGDEPASAADTPGALRKSRDLHFSMDSLLAEGAVPGGGDLPGLTEEEYERYRELLELKGHLENGNQPGPLFPRASGGGNSALDVNRNESLGHELAVLEEELRHLEFKCRNILRAQKMQQLRERCMKAWLLEEEGLYDPGAGEPKKHELSDISELPEKSDKDSTSAYNTGESCRSTPLLAEPLPESPLRRAAAGNSNLNRTPPGPAGPTHPKAAPPQGSPAKFRSLSRDPELGRRPHSEERVRRSPKPGVTLERVGPEGSPYLSRRHRGQGQESEHYHSCVQLAPPRGLEELGHGPLTLAGGPRVGGAAAATEAPRMEWKVKVRSDGTRYVAKRPVRDRLLKARALKIREERSGMTTDDDAVSEMKMGRYWSKEERKQHLIRAREQRKRREFMMQSRLECLREQQNGDSKAELNIIALSHRKTMKKRNKKILDNWITIQEMLAHGTRSADGKRVYNPLLSVTTV; this is encoded by the exons GTGAATCCCAACAGCATTGCAGCCAAAGACGGCCGGATCCGCGAGGGTGACCGGATCATCCAG ATAAATGGCATGGACGTCCAGAACCGGGAAGAGGCGGTGGCCATTCTGAGCCAGGAGGAGAACACCAACATCTCGCTGCTGGTGGCCCGGCCTGAGAGCCAG CTGGCAAAGCGGTGGAAGGACAGTGACCGGGATGACTTTCTGGATGACTTTGGCTCTGAGCATGAGGGGGAGCTGCGTGCACGGAAGCTGAAACCCCCTGCTGCCCagcag CTTGGCAACGAAGAGGAGAAAGGGGTCCCCGATGTGGGCACGGGCCTGAGCAACAGCCAGGAGCTGGACAGTGGGGTGGGCCGCACTGACGAGAGCACCCGCACCGAGGAGAGCTCCGAGCACGACCTGCTGGGCGACGAGCCTGCCAGCGCCGCCGACACCCCCGGGGCCCTGCGCAAGAGCCGGGACCTGCACTTCAGCATGGACTCCCTGCTGGCCGAGGGGGCGGTGCCGGGCGGGGGCGACCTCCCGGGCCTCACGGAGGAGGAGTACGAGCGCTACCGCGAGCTGCTGGAGCTCAAGGGCCACCTGGAGAACGGCAACCAGCCGGGCCCCCTCTTCCCCAGGGCGTCTGGCGGCGGCAACAGCGCCCTGGATGTGAACCGCAACGAGAGCTTGGGCCACGAGCTGGCCGTGCTGGAGGAGGAGCTGCGACACCTGGAGTTCAAGTGCCGCAACATCCTGCGGGCGCAGAAGATGCAGCAGCTGCGCGAGCGCTGCATGAAGGCCTggctgctggaggaggagggtcTCTACGACCCGGGGGCTGGCGAGCCCAAGAAGCACGAGCTGTCGGACATCTCCGAGCTGCCAGAGAAGTCGGACAAGGACAGCACCAGCGCCTACAACACCGGGGAGAGCTGCCGCAGCACCCCGCTGCTCGCAGAGCCCCTGCCGGAGAGCCCCCTGCGGCGGGCCGCCGCCGGCAACTCCAACTTGAACCGGACCCCTCCCGGCCCCGCCggccccacccaccccaaggCAGCCCCTCCGCAGGGGAGCCCCGCCAAGTTCCGATCTCTCTCCCGGGATCCCGAGCTGGGCCGGAGACCGCACTCGGAGGAGCGAGTCCGCCGGAGCCCCAAGCCGGGCGTGACCCTGGAGCGCGTGGGCCCTGAAGGCAGCCCTTACCTCTCGCGGCGCCACCGCGGCCAGGGCCAAGAGAGCGAGCACTACCACAGCTGTGTGCAGCTGGCCCCGCCGCGCGGCCTGGAAGAGCTGGGCCACGGGCCCCTCACTCTGGCCGGCGGCCCCCGGGTGGGCGGGGCAGCGGCGGCCACCGAAGCCCCCCGCATGGAGTGGAAGGTCAAGGTGCGCAGCGATGGGACCCGCTACGTGGCCAAGCGGCCGGTGCGCGATCGCCTCCTCAAAGCCCGGGCCCTGAAGATCCGGGAGGAGCGCAGCGGCATGACCACCGACGACGATGCGGTGAGCGAGATGAAGATGGGCCGCTACTGGAGCAAGGAGGAGCGGAAGCAGCACCTGATCCGGGCCCGGGAGCAGCGGAAGCGGCGCGAGTTCATGATGCAGAGCCGGCTGGAGTGCCTGCGGGAGCAGCAGAACGGCGACAGCAAGGCCGAGCTCAACATCATTGCCTTGAGCCACCGCAAAACCATGAAGAAGCGGAACAAGAAGATCCTGGACAACTGGATCACCATCCAGGAGATGCTGGCCCACGGCACTCGCTCCGCCGACGGCAAGCGGGTCTACAACCCTCTGCTCTCCGTCACCACTGTCTGA